A genomic window from Periweissella cryptocerci includes:
- a CDS encoding ABC-F family ATP-binding cassette domain-containing protein, with translation MILLQVQHVERRFGADVLFSDVQLEIQDRARIALVGRNGAGKSTLLKIITGQEAPDEGDVTSKKDLTMSYLAQDTGLDTENTIWDEMLDAFAEVRKMEKEMHRLEAVIADPSSVTPDEYTRVLANYDQIQHDFNEKNGYGYEAAIRGVLHGFQFEPDRFDDKISSLSGGQKTRLALAKALLERPDLLILDEPTNHLDMDTLAWLESYLQSYTGALLLVSHDRYFLDRVVTEVYDMNFGHLDHYTGNYSRFLDTKAERLKTASREFEKQQKEIDKLEDFVNRNIVRASTTKRAQARRKQLEKMERIEKPTVDSSRAQIQFSTDLESGSEVLRVRDAAVGYSPDHILAEPINIDVDKHHAVAIVGPNGVGKSTLLKSILGIIPFIKGSAKIGANVSVGYYDQEQHTLHENKTIVQELWDEHPQTPEKDIRSILGSFLFSGDDITKKVNSLSGGERARLMLTKLAMDHDNFLILDEPTNHLDIDSREVLEVAVNEFNGTVLFVSHDRYFINQTATEIVEISPEGSKVFMGDYDYYIEKTAQVPDTENDVLVENSQPSKQDNYQQSKEAQKIIRKLQRAVDDLEAQMMALETKRDEALAAMNEPDVGSDIAKLSDLQKVVDAATEELSGIEADWEEKSMELEELQTEA, from the coding sequence ATGATTTTGTTGCAAGTCCAACATGTGGAACGCCGCTTTGGAGCGGATGTATTGTTTAGCGATGTACAATTAGAAATTCAAGACCGCGCGCGGATTGCTTTAGTTGGGCGCAATGGTGCTGGTAAGTCGACCTTGCTGAAAATCATCACTGGCCAAGAAGCCCCTGATGAAGGTGATGTCACTAGCAAGAAAGATCTCACCATGAGTTATTTGGCGCAAGATACCGGTTTAGACACTGAAAATACAATCTGGGATGAAATGCTTGATGCGTTCGCTGAAGTCCGTAAAATGGAAAAAGAAATGCACCGTTTAGAAGCCGTGATTGCTGACCCTAGTTCGGTGACCCCAGATGAATACACCCGCGTACTCGCTAACTACGACCAAATCCAACACGATTTTAACGAAAAAAATGGTTACGGTTATGAAGCAGCTATTCGTGGTGTGCTCCATGGTTTTCAGTTTGAACCGGATCGTTTTGATGACAAGATTAGCTCTCTGAGCGGTGGTCAAAAAACACGTTTAGCCCTAGCTAAAGCCCTACTTGAACGTCCCGATTTATTAATTTTAGATGAACCAACTAACCACTTAGATATGGATACTTTAGCGTGGCTGGAAAGCTATTTACAAAGCTACACCGGTGCCCTCTTACTCGTATCGCACGACCGGTACTTCCTAGATCGCGTTGTCACTGAAGTTTACGATATGAACTTTGGCCATCTTGACCACTATACTGGTAATTATTCCCGTTTCTTGGATACAAAAGCCGAACGTCTTAAGACTGCTTCTCGGGAATTTGAAAAACAACAAAAAGAAATTGATAAGTTGGAAGACTTCGTTAATCGTAATATTGTCCGCGCTTCCACGACCAAGCGGGCACAAGCACGGCGGAAACAACTCGAAAAAATGGAACGGATTGAAAAGCCAACGGTTGATTCATCCCGCGCTCAAATCCAATTCTCAACTGACCTAGAAAGCGGGAGTGAAGTTTTACGTGTCCGTGATGCGGCAGTTGGGTATTCACCCGATCATATTCTCGCTGAACCAATTAATATTGACGTCGATAAACACCATGCCGTTGCTATTGTTGGTCCTAATGGTGTTGGTAAATCGACTTTACTCAAGAGCATCCTAGGCATCATTCCGTTTATCAAAGGATCTGCTAAAATTGGCGCCAATGTGTCGGTTGGCTACTATGACCAAGAGCAACACACGCTCCACGAAAACAAAACAATTGTGCAAGAACTCTGGGATGAGCATCCACAAACGCCAGAAAAGGATATTCGGTCGATTCTTGGCTCATTTCTCTTTAGTGGGGATGATATTACCAAAAAGGTTAATAGTCTCTCAGGGGGCGAACGGGCGCGTCTGATGCTCACTAAGTTAGCGATGGATCACGATAACTTCCTTATCCTTGACGAACCAACTAATCACCTGGATATCGATTCCCGCGAAGTTCTTGAAGTTGCCGTCAACGAATTTAACGGTACGGTCTTATTTGTTTCCCATGACCGGTACTTCATCAATCAGACGGCTACCGAAATTGTTGAAATCTCGCCTGAAGGTTCAAAAGTCTTCATGGGTGACTATGACTACTACATCGAAAAAACGGCGCAAGTACCGGACACCGAAAATGATGTACTAGTTGAAAACTCACAGCCTTCTAAGCAAGATAACTATCAACAATCGAAGGAAGCTCAAAAGATTATTCGCAAACTCCAACGCGCAGTTGATGACCTAGAAGCGCAAATGATGGCATTAGAGACTAAACGTGATGAAGCCTTAGCTGCCATGAATGAACCCGATGTTGGCTCAGATATTGCCAAGC
- a CDS encoding redox-sensing transcriptional repressor Rex — protein MTEPSIPRATAKRLPIYYRYLNFLLDAGKTRVSSTELSDAVKFDAATIRRDFSYFGALGKRGYGYDVESLLTFFAKILNQDTLTNVALIGLGNLGHALLNFNFHKNSNVRVSAVFDINPELINTIQSGVPVYDIQDLVKQIEDQRIEIAILTVPSETAQKTTDLLVQAGVKGILNFTPLRVTVPDSVRVQNVDLTNELQTLIYFIENYTSEGENK, from the coding sequence GTGACTGAACCATCAATTCCACGCGCAACTGCTAAGCGCTTGCCAATCTATTACCGTTATCTTAACTTCTTATTGGATGCGGGTAAAACTCGGGTTTCATCGACTGAATTGTCAGATGCTGTGAAGTTTGATGCAGCCACGATTCGTCGTGACTTCTCATACTTTGGCGCATTGGGAAAACGCGGATATGGATATGACGTTGAAAGTTTACTAACTTTTTTCGCGAAGATTCTTAACCAAGATACTTTAACAAATGTTGCTTTAATTGGTTTGGGAAATTTAGGCCATGCTTTGTTAAACTTTAATTTCCACAAAAATTCAAATGTGCGCGTATCGGCAGTATTTGATATTAACCCAGAATTAATTAACACAATCCAATCTGGGGTGCCAGTATATGATATTCAAGATTTAGTTAAGCAAATCGAAGATCAACGGATTGAAATTGCAATTTTGACTGTGCCATCTGAAACAGCTCAAAAGACAACGGATTTACTTGTACAAGCGGGTGTGAAGGGGATTTTAAACTTCACGCCATTACGTGTTACTGTACCAGACTCTGTTCGCGTGCAAAACGTTGATTTAACTAACGAATTGCAAACTTTGATTTACTTCATTGAAAACTACACCAGTGAAGGTGAAAATAAATAA
- the groES gene encoding co-chaperone GroES, with translation MLKPLGDRVILQLEKKEEETFGGIVIAGGTDEKPTTAKVIAVGAGYLLQDGTLTPLSVKAGDIVLFDKFAGNEIKHDGEDFLVVHEKDIIAIVD, from the coding sequence ATGTTAAAGCCATTAGGTGATCGTGTTATTTTACAATTAGAAAAAAAAGAAGAAGAAACATTCGGCGGTATCGTGATTGCCGGTGGTACTGACGAAAAACCAACCACAGCGAAGGTTATTGCTGTTGGTGCCGGTTACCTCTTGCAAGATGGTACGTTGACACCTTTATCAGTTAAGGCGGGCGACATTGTCTTGTTTGATAAGTTTGCTGGTAATGAAATCAAGCACGATGGTGAAGATTTCTTAGTAGTTCACGAAAAAGACATCATCGCGATTGTCGACTAA
- the groL gene encoding chaperonin GroEL (60 kDa chaperone family; promotes refolding of misfolded polypeptides especially under stressful conditions; forms two stacked rings of heptamers to form a barrel-shaped 14mer; ends can be capped by GroES; misfolded proteins enter the barrel where they are refolded when GroES binds) produces the protein MAKDLKFSEDARAAMLRGVDKLADTVKTTIGPKGRNVVLEETYGAPTITNDGVTIAKAIELEDHFENMGAKLVAEVASKTNDIAGDGTTTATVLTQAIVNEGLKNVTAGANPVGIRRGIELATKAAVEALHGMSHKVETKDDIAQVASISAANAEVGDLIAEAMDKVGNDGVITIEESKGIDTTLEVVEGMQFDRGYMSQYMVTDNDKMEASLDNPYILVTDKKIGNIQDILPMLQGIVEQGRSLLIIADDITGEALPTLVLNKMRGTFNVVAVKAPGFGDRRKAMLQDIATLTGATVITEDLGLNLKDTTLAQLGQSAKVTVSKDNTTIVEGYGEKAAIAERVENIKKQISETTSDFDREKLQERLAKLAGGVAVVKVGAATETELKERKYRIEDALNATRAAVEEGFVSGGGTALVNAIPAVDALEEFGDVQTGINIVKRALESPVRQIAINAGLEGSVIVNKLKEQEVGIGYNAADDTWVDMVKAGIVDPTKVTRSALQNAASVSALLLTTEAVVAEQPKPAGDAAAAAAQAAAMSGMM, from the coding sequence ATGGCAAAAGATTTAAAATTCTCTGAAGACGCTCGCGCAGCAATGTTACGTGGGGTTGATAAGTTAGCAGATACAGTTAAGACAACCATTGGACCAAAGGGACGTAACGTTGTTTTGGAAGAAACTTACGGCGCACCTACCATCACTAATGATGGGGTAACAATCGCTAAGGCAATTGAACTTGAAGATCACTTTGAAAACATGGGCGCAAAGCTTGTGGCTGAAGTGGCTTCTAAGACGAACGACATTGCTGGTGACGGTACTACTACGGCCACTGTTTTGACGCAAGCCATCGTGAACGAAGGTTTGAAGAACGTGACTGCCGGTGCTAACCCAGTTGGTATCCGTCGTGGTATCGAATTAGCAACCAAGGCTGCTGTTGAAGCATTGCACGGTATGTCACACAAGGTTGAAACTAAGGACGATATTGCCCAAGTTGCGTCAATCTCTGCTGCCAATGCTGAAGTTGGTGATTTAATCGCCGAAGCAATGGACAAGGTTGGTAACGATGGTGTTATCACAATTGAAGAATCAAAGGGTATCGACACAACGCTTGAAGTTGTTGAAGGAATGCAATTTGATCGCGGTTACATGTCACAATACATGGTAACTGACAACGACAAGATGGAAGCATCATTGGACAACCCATACATCTTAGTAACTGATAAGAAGATTGGTAACATCCAAGACATCTTGCCAATGTTACAAGGTATTGTTGAACAAGGTCGCTCACTCTTAATCATTGCAGATGATATTACTGGTGAAGCTTTGCCAACGCTTGTTTTGAACAAGATGCGTGGAACATTCAACGTGGTTGCAGTTAAGGCTCCTGGTTTCGGTGACCGTCGTAAGGCAATGTTGCAAGACATCGCTACTTTGACTGGTGCGACTGTGATTACTGAAGATCTTGGCTTGAACTTGAAGGACACGACTTTGGCACAACTTGGCCAATCAGCTAAGGTAACCGTTTCAAAGGACAACACAACCATTGTTGAAGGTTACGGTGAAAAGGCCGCAATCGCTGAACGTGTTGAAAATATCAAGAAGCAAATCAGCGAAACCACTTCTGACTTTGATCGTGAAAAGTTGCAAGAACGTTTGGCTAAGTTGGCTGGTGGGGTTGCCGTTGTTAAGGTCGGTGCCGCAACTGAAACTGAATTGAAGGAACGCAAGTACCGGATTGAAGATGCCTTGAACGCTACTCGTGCAGCGGTTGAAGAAGGTTTCGTTTCTGGTGGTGGGACTGCCTTGGTTAACGCCATTCCAGCTGTTGATGCATTGGAAGAATTTGGCGATGTTCAAACTGGTATCAACATCGTGAAGCGCGCGCTTGAATCACCTGTCCGTCAAATTGCGATCAATGCTGGTCTTGAAGGCTCAGTGATTGTAAACAAGTTGAAGGAACAAGAAGTTGGTATTGGATATAACGCTGCCGATGATACTTGGGTTGACATGGTTAAGGCCGGTATCGTGGACCCTACTAAGGTAACCCGTTCAGCCTTACAAAACGCAGCCTCAGTATCAGCCTTGTTGTTGACAACTGAAGCTGTCGTAGCTGAACAACCAAAGCCAGCCGGTGACGCCGCCGCTGCTGCAGCCCAAGCCGCCGCAATGTCAGGTATGATGTAA
- a CDS encoding YhgE/Pip domain-containing protein has product MIWSKVNSRGRFIAVASLAALIPALLIWVILNFVSSFENSTGTSMSVAVVNQDRAVDNNGSTVNVGQGVITKLKKNTEVNWVFTDAKTAQKDIDNGKALMVVTLPADFSANTTTALDAKPKTSDIDIKLSDHNTLVSSLLTNTVAKSLRDEVTQNVQQAYNEELLSSIKKLSTGTKTAAKGTLQLANGADQLNDGHTLVNKNLHVLATSMLKLKEGGKTLATGASALTDGVGEYTNGVQTYVAGANKYVAGTNQLADGVQQLDAGTKKLKKGAQPLAAGVNQLTAGSSALADGTTQYVAGTNQLADGVSQLNDGTQQLAQGAAPLASGISQLKSGSNQVSTGVTQYVAGTDQLADGVSQLDTGAASLSVGIQQYTAGTDQLAAGVTKLNAGIDQLAQGATPLATGASKLAAGSAQVSAGVQQVAGQMSDSAKSLAGIAAATTDPTTKAQLLAVLGAMTSDKNQADLAALVQGASDVATGAKDLNNNVPALSQGISDLAAGAKQANSGGQQLQSKSADLVAGAKQLATGASEANDGGKQLKSNSQDLTTGAKQVAGGLNELNGQVPALTNGISQLATGAKKANAGGQQLQANGGALVSGAKQLNGGLGQLQSNVPALTDGVSQLAAGAAKAANGAGQLQANSGALLAGGNKLTSNAGALTSGANKLSAGTAQLATGAGQATDGAGKLAAGDDQVSTGLTQVTDGIHTLDDGMQAGVSQLVPISTSKQTINHFVAPIANKSLKNNITMNLKAAFAPLIIAFALFMGAVITQLNEHRRRRVNGASVPATITTLAAVPLVQTALALLVVKLFAVPVEHPAGLVAFTLLTAVVFTMLALAIDRLFGSIGLFVSFILALLQLIFTGQVVPTSFFSSFFALLAKFLPVTYANDGFQAVINSTPTYHIVGAVIALVIVAGLAGAVLLGVKVISNDSLASELEASEV; this is encoded by the coding sequence GTGATTTGGAGCAAAGTAAATTCACGCGGACGGTTTATTGCAGTTGCTAGTTTGGCAGCTTTGATTCCGGCATTACTTATTTGGGTGATTTTGAACTTCGTGAGTTCATTTGAAAACTCAACGGGAACTAGCATGTCGGTGGCGGTGGTTAATCAAGATCGCGCTGTTGATAATAATGGTTCAACGGTTAATGTTGGGCAAGGTGTCATTACTAAGTTGAAGAAGAACACCGAAGTTAATTGGGTGTTCACGGATGCTAAAACGGCGCAAAAAGATATCGACAATGGTAAAGCACTCATGGTGGTGACACTACCAGCAGATTTTTCGGCAAATACGACGACGGCACTCGATGCAAAACCTAAAACGTCTGATATCGATATTAAATTGTCAGATCACAATACTTTAGTTTCGAGCTTATTAACGAACACGGTTGCTAAATCCTTACGTGATGAAGTGACGCAAAATGTGCAACAAGCGTACAATGAAGAACTATTATCTTCAATTAAAAAACTTTCAACCGGTACTAAGACTGCCGCTAAGGGGACACTACAATTAGCTAATGGGGCTGATCAGTTAAATGATGGGCACACATTAGTGAATAAAAATCTGCACGTTTTAGCGACAAGTATGTTGAAGCTAAAAGAAGGTGGCAAAACATTAGCAACTGGCGCATCAGCATTAACGGATGGCGTTGGTGAATACACAAATGGTGTCCAAACCTATGTTGCTGGTGCAAACAAGTACGTTGCCGGCACTAACCAATTAGCGGATGGTGTCCAACAATTGGATGCGGGAACTAAGAAATTAAAGAAGGGTGCGCAACCACTGGCTGCCGGTGTTAATCAATTAACGGCCGGTTCAAGCGCTCTAGCTGACGGAACAACTCAATATGTTGCTGGCACTAATCAGTTAGCTGATGGGGTCTCACAGTTAAATGACGGCACGCAACAATTAGCACAAGGCGCCGCACCATTGGCAAGCGGTATTTCACAATTGAAATCTGGTTCAAATCAAGTTTCAACTGGTGTGACGCAATATGTTGCTGGTACAGATCAGTTAGCTGATGGGGTTTCACAATTAGATACTGGTGCTGCAAGCTTGTCAGTTGGTATTCAACAATACACGGCGGGGACAGACCAATTAGCGGCTGGTGTGACAAAATTAAATGCAGGTATTGACCAATTAGCACAAGGCGCCACGCCTTTAGCAACTGGTGCATCTAAGTTAGCTGCCGGTTCAGCGCAGGTATCTGCTGGTGTTCAACAAGTTGCTGGGCAAATGTCAGATAGTGCTAAGAGCTTAGCTGGAATTGCAGCTGCGACTACTGATCCAACGACTAAAGCACAATTACTGGCAGTCCTTGGTGCAATGACCTCTGATAAAAACCAAGCTGATTTAGCGGCTTTAGTTCAAGGTGCCAGTGATGTCGCAACTGGTGCGAAAGACTTGAATAACAATGTACCAGCACTCAGCCAAGGAATTAGTGATTTGGCAGCTGGGGCGAAGCAAGCTAATAGTGGCGGTCAACAATTGCAAAGTAAAAGTGCTGATTTGGTGGCCGGTGCAAAACAATTAGCAACTGGTGCCAGTGAAGCTAACGATGGTGGTAAGCAACTTAAGTCCAACAGTCAGGATTTAACGACTGGGGCAAAACAAGTTGCTGGTGGTTTGAACGAATTGAATGGCCAAGTACCAGCGTTGACGAATGGTATTTCACAATTAGCAACTGGTGCAAAAAAAGCAAATGCGGGTGGACAACAATTACAAGCTAACGGGGGCGCACTAGTTTCAGGCGCCAAGCAACTTAATGGTGGTTTGGGACAGCTCCAAAGTAATGTGCCCGCATTGACGGATGGTGTTAGCCAACTGGCAGCAGGTGCTGCAAAGGCCGCTAATGGCGCAGGCCAATTGCAAGCTAACTCAGGCGCGCTACTTGCAGGTGGTAACAAGTTAACTAGTAACGCTGGGGCACTTACTAGCGGGGCTAACAAGCTCTCAGCTGGTACCGCACAATTAGCAACTGGTGCGGGGCAAGCGACTGACGGTGCTGGTAAGTTGGCGGCAGGGGATGACCAAGTGTCAACTGGTTTAACGCAAGTGACAGATGGTATCCACACGCTCGATGATGGTATGCAAGCTGGGGTCTCACAACTAGTACCAATCTCAACTAGCAAACAAACCATTAATCACTTTGTCGCACCGATTGCTAACAAATCATTGAAGAACAACATCACAATGAATTTGAAAGCGGCCTTTGCACCATTGATTATTGCTTTTGCTTTATTCATGGGAGCAGTAATCACACAACTTAATGAACACCGGCGTCGTCGGGTTAACGGTGCTAGTGTACCAGCGACGATAACGACGTTGGCAGCAGTGCCATTGGTTCAAACAGCGTTAGCGTTGTTAGTAGTTAAGCTGTTTGCTGTGCCAGTGGAACACCCAGCCGGCTTAGTTGCGTTCACGTTATTGACGGCCGTGGTATTTACGATGCTTGCATTAGCAATTGATCGCCTCTTTGGTTCGATTGGGTTATTCGTTTCATTTATTTTGGCCTTGTTGCAATTGATTTTCACAGGTCAGGTTGTACCAACGTCATTCTTCTCAAGTTTCTTTGCTTTATTGGCTAAGTTCTTGCCAGTAACTTATGCAAATGATGGATTCCAAGCAGTGATTAATAGCACTCCAACGTATCATATTGTTGGCGCTGTTATCGCATTAGTAATTGTTGCCGGCTTAGCTGGAGCAGTGTTACTAGGAGTTAAAGTAATCAGCAATGATTCATTGGCTAGCGAATTAGAAGCGAGTGAAGTTTAA
- a CDS encoding helix-turn-helix domain-containing protein, translated as MAGYEIESEKLETAVALYKAREAAGLTQAELAEKAGTTQATIARIERGDNVSFEKMAQLAQAMGKKLTVTFA; from the coding sequence GTGGCTGGATACGAAATTGAATCAGAAAAACTTGAAACCGCAGTTGCACTTTACAAGGCACGTGAAGCAGCGGGCTTAACCCAGGCAGAATTGGCGGAAAAAGCAGGAACAACTCAAGCCACAATTGCTCGAATTGAACGTGGCGATAATGTGTCTTTCGAAAAAATGGCGCAGCTCGCTCAGGCAATGGGGAAAAAACTTACGGTAACATTTGCGTGA
- a CDS encoding S9 family peptidase → MSQNVTLQDLYQLKTIGNPVVVGESTYLVQTHVRAIENDYQNGVYHLFEDGTTKLVANNATAPTNAFGQLAYLQKIDGQSQIIFGGYPVTQTQYGVVNFIASPTSPIITYAEKITHTAPVAKHTNRPQIRRITNQYYKADGYGFTDEGTLFEIHQFDVIQGTDKIVLTQETRTDLLDASADGQSFIWLEGADLAGDLDENTLWYLNLTASQPVKVTATLPSGTTADAVISPDGQQILLAAHDDQYPNARIHAIYLYDIATATLAPYFTEDVDTVRDAMSDLPSAGSAHSLAWLDSKTFVFQATYHGHSRLYYGNVTGDYHLIDDSARSILGFSVTDTDLLLVESKTDKPARLVSHSLVNNTEVSRYNPNADYELTHTYATAAKYIFQSEDGSDVDGWFMPAAKQGGKKAPLILYVHGGPHGAYSEAFFWEFQVWTSLGYNVAFTNPHGSTSYGQSFVNAVIGAYGEQDYRDVLAGLDAVLANNLHEIDPTQVYLAGGSYGGFMATWAAGHTDRFTAIVAQRAVINWISMFGTSDIGASFTKAELGIGLFDTDGLAKLWQFSPLAYAQNVKTPILLMHGEYDMRVPIGQAEEYYSAVKEHTDTPIEFVRFPEAWHGVSRNGQPNLREARINVMNDWFKRFSN, encoded by the coding sequence ATGTCACAAAATGTTACACTTCAAGATCTCTATCAACTCAAAACAATTGGCAACCCCGTTGTCGTTGGTGAGAGCACCTATCTTGTTCAAACGCACGTCCGCGCAATTGAAAATGACTATCAAAACGGCGTTTATCACTTATTTGAGGATGGGACAACTAAACTTGTCGCTAATAATGCGACCGCTCCTACGAATGCCTTTGGTCAATTAGCGTATTTACAAAAAATTGATGGACAATCGCAAATTATTTTTGGCGGTTACCCGGTTACACAAACTCAATACGGTGTGGTTAACTTTATTGCGAGTCCAACTTCGCCAATCATCACCTACGCTGAAAAGATCACCCACACTGCACCAGTCGCAAAACACACTAACCGCCCACAAATTCGACGTATCACTAACCAATACTACAAAGCGGATGGTTATGGTTTTACTGATGAAGGCACACTTTTTGAAATTCACCAATTTGATGTTATTCAAGGCACCGACAAAATCGTCTTAACCCAAGAAACACGGACTGATTTATTAGATGCATCAGCTGATGGTCAAAGTTTTATCTGGTTAGAAGGCGCTGATCTTGCCGGTGATTTAGATGAAAACACCCTGTGGTACTTGAACCTCACTGCCAGTCAACCAGTAAAAGTTACGGCCACACTTCCTAGTGGCACCACGGCCGATGCGGTGATTTCACCAGATGGCCAACAGATTCTCTTAGCCGCTCACGATGACCAATACCCAAATGCGCGCATTCACGCAATTTACTTATACGATATCGCGACCGCCACGTTGGCTCCTTATTTCACTGAGGACGTCGACACTGTTCGGGATGCCATGAGTGATTTGCCTTCAGCGGGTTCTGCCCACTCCCTAGCTTGGCTTGATTCAAAAACCTTTGTCTTCCAAGCCACCTATCACGGTCACAGCCGACTGTACTACGGGAATGTTACTGGCGATTACCATCTAATTGATGACTCTGCGCGTAGTATTCTCGGCTTTTCTGTTACTGATACTGATTTGCTATTAGTCGAATCTAAAACTGATAAGCCCGCCCGTTTAGTTAGTCATTCGCTCGTGAATAACACGGAGGTTTCCCGTTACAACCCGAATGCTGACTATGAATTGACACACACCTATGCGACTGCTGCTAAGTACATCTTCCAATCTGAAGATGGCAGTGACGTTGATGGTTGGTTCATGCCTGCGGCTAAGCAAGGTGGTAAAAAAGCTCCCCTCATTCTATATGTCCACGGTGGCCCCCACGGCGCTTACAGCGAAGCCTTTTTCTGGGAATTTCAAGTCTGGACTTCATTGGGATATAACGTGGCTTTCACTAATCCCCATGGCTCAACTAGTTATGGCCAAAGTTTTGTCAATGCCGTCATTGGCGCTTATGGCGAACAAGATTACCGTGATGTCTTGGCTGGATTAGACGCCGTGCTTGCTAATAACTTGCATGAAATTGATCCAACCCAGGTCTACTTAGCTGGTGGCTCATATGGCGGCTTCATGGCGACTTGGGCGGCTGGACACACCGACCGGTTCACAGCAATTGTCGCGCAACGGGCCGTAATTAACTGGATTAGTATGTTTGGGACTTCCGATATCGGTGCCTCATTCACGAAGGCCGAACTCGGCATTGGTTTATTCGATACCGACGGGCTAGCAAAGCTCTGGCAATTCTCACCGCTCGCCTACGCCCAAAACGTAAAAACTCCCATCTTATTGATGCACGGCGAATACGACATGCGGGTACCAATTGGTCAAGCTGAAGAGTATTATTCTGCAGTAAAGGAACACACGGATACCCCAATTGAATTTGTCCGCTTCCCTGAAGCGTGGCATGGCGTATCACGTAATGGTCAACCAAACTTACGTGAAGCACGGATTAATGTGATGAATGATTGGTTCAAACGTTTTTCTAACTGA
- the tmk gene encoding dTMP kinase: MTGKFITFEGPDGAGKTSVLSELVAKLAPKLGDKLVMTREPGGNAISESIRQVILDVKNTAMDPRTEALLFAAARRQHIVETIRPALSANKIVFCDRFVDSSVAYQGAGREIGTTEVYDMNLFATEGLVPDLTLYFDVPSEVGLNRIWEHRSDEVNRLDKDALEFHIRVREAYLQQKELFAERIVTIDATQPFEAVVADALLAIKTRYPELG, encoded by the coding sequence TTGACTGGTAAATTTATTACATTTGAAGGCCCTGATGGTGCAGGTAAAACCAGCGTTTTAAGCGAGCTAGTGGCTAAGCTTGCCCCAAAATTAGGCGATAAACTCGTGATGACACGTGAGCCTGGTGGTAACGCAATCTCAGAATCAATTCGCCAAGTTATCTTAGATGTTAAGAACACGGCAATGGATCCACGTACTGAAGCATTATTGTTTGCTGCTGCGCGGCGACAACACATTGTCGAAACTATTCGGCCTGCTTTGAGTGCGAACAAAATCGTTTTTTGCGACCGTTTTGTTGATAGCTCAGTTGCCTACCAAGGTGCTGGCCGTGAAATTGGCACAACTGAAGTTTACGACATGAATTTATTTGCAACGGAAGGCCTCGTGCCTGATTTAACTTTGTACTTCGATGTACCTTCAGAAGTTGGTTTGAATCGGATTTGGGAACACCGCTCAGATGAAGTTAATCGGTTAGATAAGGATGCGTTGGAATTCCACATTCGTGTGCGTGAAGCTTACTTACAACAAAAGGAACTTTTCGCAGAACGCATTGTCACAATTGATGCCACACAACCATTTGAAGCAGTGGTTGCGGATGCATTATTAGCGATTAAAACTCGCTATCCAGAGCTCGGTTAA
- a CDS encoding cyclic-di-AMP receptor produces MKMVMAIVQDKDSNKVSAALAKAHVQATRFNSAGSFLRSGNTTFMIGTEDERVEEVIDIIQDTSHARKQFMTPPLNMDSIVDSGSSFPVEVEVGGATVFVMPIESFRHF; encoded by the coding sequence ATGAAGATGGTTATGGCAATTGTCCAAGATAAAGATAGTAACAAAGTGAGTGCTGCCTTGGCGAAGGCACACGTTCAAGCGACTCGTTTTAATTCGGCGGGGAGCTTCTTACGGTCAGGAAATACAACATTCATGATTGGTACTGAAGATGAACGGGTTGAAGAAGTTATTGATATTATTCAGGATACTTCACATGCCCGGAAACAATTTATGACACCACCATTGAACATGGATTCAATTGTTGATTCGGGTTCATCATTCCCAGTCGAAGTTGAAGTTGGTGGAGCAACAGTCTTTGTAATGCCAATTGAAAGTTTTCGGCACTTCTAA